The Hymenobacter swuensis DY53 genome includes the window CCGGCAACGACCGGCGCATCAGCGCAATATCGGCTACCGACGCGCCCCGGCTGGCAAACCCGGTGGATGTTTTCACAAAGTCGGCCCCGGCTTCCTCACACAGCCGGCAGGCCGTCACGATTTCGATTTCCGTCAGCAGCGCGGTTTCGATGATAACCTTGAGCAAGGCCCCGCGCAGGTGGCACAGTTCGGCCAGCTGCCCGATTTCCTCCTCTACTTCCTCTAGGCGGCCCGCTTTCAGGGCTCCCACGTTGATGACCATGTCCAGTTCCGTCGCGCCATCGGCCAGGGCTTGGTGGGCTTCAAAGAACTTCACTTTGGCCAGCGCGTAGCCCAGCGGGAACCCAATGACGGTGCACACCGGTACGCCGGTACCGTGCAGCTCGTTGGTGGCCTGGCGCACGTAGCAGGGCGGCACGCACACGCTGGCAAAGCGGTATTGGGCCGCTTCTGCGCAAAGCCGGGTAATCTGCTCCGGCGTGGCGTCCGGCTTCAGCAGAGTATGGTCGATGTAGGAGGCGAGGTTCACAAGGGCAAAGGTACGAGGGGAACTAGTGTATTGAGATTGAAGTCGTCCCCACAGGGCCGTAACATAATTTACTTACCATGCATACTCGACACAGGCCTTATCGTCAACGACTATTCTGCCGTTAGGCTTATCTTTTTCAAAACGAATGGTAACACTATCTCCAATGCTATGCTCTCTTGATGTGTTACTCTCCCGATTGTAGAGCTGCGACTTATACTCATATAGCATCTGTAGTCGCCAGCTGTTTTTTATAAAATCAACGTTGACAACTTTAGCCCTTACAGCTGTCCCATTCTGCAAAATCCCCTTTACCTGTCGGGCATTATAATCTGCACCGAACATAACGACAATAATGAGTGCCGGCAGTAGCAGCTTAATAAAAGTCTTCTTCATGCTGCATCATGAAGAAAACAAAAATGCTGCTCATCTCAGATGAGCAGCATTTTTGTCTCCACTTATTTCAAACACCTTAGTCGATGAGCACGGCCCGGTCGTTGAGCAGGTCGTCTTCTACCGATTTGAACTTCACGTCGCGCACGATACGGCCGTCC containing:
- the deoC gene encoding deoxyribose-phosphate aldolase, whose translation is MNLASYIDHTLLKPDATPEQITRLCAEAAQYRFASVCVPPCYVRQATNELHGTGVPVCTVIGFPLGYALAKVKFFEAHQALADGATELDMVINVGALKAGRLEEVEEEIGQLAELCHLRGALLKVIIETALLTEIEIVTACRLCEEAGADFVKTSTGFASRGASVADIALMRRSLPAAIRIKASGGIRERAFALALVQAGADRLGSSDSLALLEESTHETSAT